GCGCTTGCCGCAAAGGTATCCGCCGCTTATCCACGCAACCTCCCATTGGCGCGCGTAGGTTCGAGTGTGGCTTAAAGCTAACCACGGCGTTGCGGCGAGATGGAGTGCGCGCCTAGGGTAAAGGAAATAAAAGCATACTGAAGGGCTTCGGGAGGTTGTAGTGGAAGAGCAGAAATCAGGAAAAGGCGACGACGGAGGCGAACCGTACACCTCACTCGACCGGAAGCACACAACGCGAGTAGTCCTGATTTCGCTCGGTGCCGCACTTGGTGGTTTTATCTTCGGGTTCGACAGTTCCGTTATCAACGGGGCCATCGAAGCGATCACGGGCCAGTTCGGTCTGAGCCCGTTCATCACCGGGTTCGTGGTAGCCATCTCCTTGATCGGCGCCGCCGTCGGTGCTTGGTTCGGTGGGCCCCTGGCCAATAAATGGGGTCGTACCAAGGTGATGCTGATCGTCGGCATCCTCTTCTTTATCGGCTCGATCGGCTCTGCCTTTGCCTTCTCCGCCTGGGATCTGGCCATCTGGCGCGTTGTCGGCGGTTTGAGTATCGGTGCCGCCTCCGCCATCGTGCCGTCCTACATTTCAGAGATCTCTCCGGCAAAACTGCGTGGTCGGCTGACATCCCTCCAGCAAATGGCCATCGTCCTCGGTATTTTCATCGCCCTCCTATCTGATGACGCATTCGCAGGCGCGGCTGGCAGCGCCGACGCCGAGTTCTGGTTCGGTCTCGAAGCATGGCGCTGGATGCTCCTGACCGGGGTGGTTCCCGCCATCCTCTATGGTGTGCTCGCGCTGAAACTACCCGAATCGCCGCGCATGCTCGTGTCCAACGGGGACACGGACAAGGCCACCGAAGTTCTTGCCCATGTGCACGGCCGAAGCGATGAAGAAACCGAAGCTCTGGTTAGTACCATCCGCAAATCGCTGCGAAGCGACTCAAAGCCCTCGTTCCAAGACCTCAAGGGCGGAACGCTCGGACTGGTCCCCATCGTCTGGGTGGGTGTCCTTCTTGCCGCATTCCAGCAACTTGTGGGCATCAACGTCATCTTCTACTACTCGAACTCCCTGTGGCGCTCCGTTGGGTTCAGCCCCGAATTTGCGTCCAACGCCTCCGTGATCACCGCCATCACCAACGTTGTGGTCACCGTCGTCGCGATCTTCCTCATCGACAAGGTGGGGCGCCGGCCATTGCTGCTTGTTGGTTCCTCAGGGATGACCATCAGCCTGGTACTCATGGCCGTCAGTTTCCTCAACTCATCCATCGTGAACGGCGAACCGCAACTGCCGCAGCCTTGGGGCACTATTGCCCTGATCGCTGCGAACGCGTTCGTGGTGTTCTTCGCCGTCTCCTGGGGCCCCGTGATGTGGACGCTGCTCGGCGAAATGTTCCCCAACCAGATCCGCGGCCTGGCCGTGGGTATCTCGACTGCTGTCAACTGGACCGTGAACTTCATCGTGACGGTCACGTTCCCCGCCCTCAGCGAGATGTCCCTGCCCTTTACGTACTCGATGTACGCGTTCTTTGCGCTCGCATCACTGGTGTTCGTCTTCTTCAAAGTCCCCGAAACCAAGGGCATACCGCTGGAACAGATGTCCGACCGCTACAAGCGCGAACGCCGTAAGGCCGCTAAAAAGGCTGTCGGCGCCTAAGCCAACGGGTTGATGCCCCAGGTGGCTGAGTGGGTGTCCCCTGGATTCAGGATGATGAGGCACTTGCCGTTGTTGTACGCGTCTGGCGCGCAGGTCATAGGTTCCACTGCTAGGCCGGTCCGTCGTCGTTCTTCTTGGGGCAGCGTGTCTCCCGTGAAGATCTCCAGAAAAGGGTAAGCCTCGTCGACCCAGAGTTCCACGGCCGGACCGTCGGGGAGGGACAACCGCACACAGGCCAGGCCGTCGTCGTCGCGCTTCAAGTCTGTGTAGGCAATGTCGATCTGACGGTCTCCGATTTCCTGTTCGCTGCGGAGGTCATAGTGAGTCCCGTCCACGGGCTCTTCGCCAGTAGGGATTCCGACGTCGTCCACCGGCAGGTAAACGGAGCCAGGAAC
This region of Arthrobacter roseus genomic DNA includes:
- a CDS encoding sugar porter family MFS transporter, which produces MEEQKSGKGDDGGEPYTSLDRKHTTRVVLISLGAALGGFIFGFDSSVINGAIEAITGQFGLSPFITGFVVAISLIGAAVGAWFGGPLANKWGRTKVMLIVGILFFIGSIGSAFAFSAWDLAIWRVVGGLSIGAASAIVPSYISEISPAKLRGRLTSLQQMAIVLGIFIALLSDDAFAGAAGSADAEFWFGLEAWRWMLLTGVVPAILYGVLALKLPESPRMLVSNGDTDKATEVLAHVHGRSDEETEALVSTIRKSLRSDSKPSFQDLKGGTLGLVPIVWVGVLLAAFQQLVGINVIFYYSNSLWRSVGFSPEFASNASVITAITNVVVTVVAIFLIDKVGRRPLLLVGSSGMTISLVLMAVSFLNSSIVNGEPQLPQPWGTIALIAANAFVVFFAVSWGPVMWTLLGEMFPNQIRGLAVGISTAVNWTVNFIVTVTFPALSEMSLPFTYSMYAFFALASLVFVFFKVPETKGIPLEQMSDRYKRERRKAAKKAVGA